GCAGATCGCATTTGCGCGGCGACATTTCGCCGGTCTTCGGATCGACCACGTCGATATCGCGGAACTGAATGACCTCCTGTGCAATGAATCGACGTGGCTCCTCCTTAATGCGGTCGGCCAGTTCCTCACGTGCGGCGGCATCCAGCGACGAGCCGAACACCACACCATAGCCGCCGGCCTCGGCCACATCCTTAATCACCAGCTCGCCCATACGATTCAGGACTTCCTTACGGTCGGCCTCAAACATAGGCATGTAGGTGGGAGCGTTGTGGAGGATGGGCTCTTCGCCGAGATAGTACTTAATCATCTGCGGCACGAAGTAGTAGATGGCCTTGTCGTCGGCCGCGCCGTTACCGGGAGCATTGACGATGGCCACATTGCCGGCACGGTAGGCGGACAGGAGCCCGGGCACACCAATCACGGAGTCGGGGTTGAAGGAGAACGGATCGAGGAACTCGTCGGAGAGACGGCGGTAGACCACGCCCACACGGTGACGCTTGCCGGCGTAATCCAAGAAATAGACCTTGTTGTCCACCACTTCAAGGTCTTCAGGGAAGGCAAGTGCGGCACCGGTTTTCTCAGCCAAGTAGGCATGTTCGAAGAACGCGGAATTGTATCGGCCTGGCGTGAGGACCACGACGATACCTTCAGTAGAGACGAAATCCATGGCTTTGCGCAGTAGACACGGATATTCACGGTTGTCTCGGATACGCACGTCACGGAACAGTCGTGGAGAGATACGGCGTTCGATATCGCGTACGAACAGCGGGTAGCTGGCACCGGACGGAATACGCAGGTTGTCTTCCAGCACCCACCAGCGACCGTCCTCACCCTGGACCAAATCCTCACCGGCGATATGCGCGAAAATGCCACCGGGAGGGGTCACACCGTTGACCTGCGGGAAGTATCCGACAGACGTGTAGACGTATTCCTCCGGCACCACACCGTCATGAATGATGGCCTTGTCCGAATAAATGTCTTTCAGGTAGGCGTTGAGTGCGTTGACACGCTGCTTCAGGCCTTTCTCAAGCTCATCAAACTCGTCGGATTCGATAATGCGTGGTACAGGATCGTATGGAAACAAACGGTCGTGGTATTCGCCGTTCTTGTAGATGCCGAAGCGCACGCCGTTGCGGGACAGCTCACGGTTGATTGCCTCACGGCGATTCACCAGTTCGTGGGCCAGTCGGCGTGCCGCGGATTCAATCATCGTACCTGCTCCTTGCTCTGACGGCTGCAGGCTTGCCATGCTTGAGGCGCACGCTGACGCCGCAAGCCGCAACCGGGTTTGATGGTTTCAACCTAGGCGGCACCCGTTTCAGCAAATGTGCGGGTTTGTTACGGGCAGGTCACTTGCAGGTCCATGAAATCTACAAAGTACGTACGGCACGAATGGCTTCGGCACGAGCAGCCAACTGGTCATCCGCCGGATATTCGATATGTTCCAGAGTCAGCCCTTGCGGTGCGATTGGCCCGCTTGACCCCTCTCGCACCGGATTGG
This sequence is a window from Bifidobacterium breve DSM 20213 = JCM 1192. Protein-coding genes within it:
- a CDS encoding circularly permuted type 2 ATP-grasp protein; translated protein: MIESAARRLAHELVNRREAINRELSRNGVRFGIYKNGEYHDRLFPYDPVPRIIESDEFDELEKGLKQRVNALNAYLKDIYSDKAIIHDGVVPEEYVYTSVGYFPQVNGVTPPGGIFAHIAGEDLVQGEDGRWWVLEDNLRIPSGASYPLFVRDIERRISPRLFRDVRIRDNREYPCLLRKAMDFVSTEGIVVVLTPGRYNSAFFEHAYLAEKTGAALAFPEDLEVVDNKVYFLDYAGKRHRVGVVYRRLSDEFLDPFSFNPDSVIGVPGLLSAYRAGNVAIVNAPGNGAADDKAIYYFVPQMIKYYLGEEPILHNAPTYMPMFEADRKEVLNRMGELVIKDVAEAGGYGVVFGSSLDAAAREELADRIKEEPRRFIAQEVIQFRDIDVVDPKTGEMSPRKCDLRAFVVTGKNTHVWYSGLTRYSSVPGQMIVNSSQGGGFKDTWVLAPETGVEHEYGTEVQMANLLSQSRHHSLALVTASKADNLYWLGRYTERAFTTLNQFFPFYDRVMDTDVDAFRPFAHALDLPEDFEDFDGFVESFLYDGSNPDSVRSAVTSAFNNAVILRPELSSRLLQYVELAMTNITDAAKHAADAEDIYNQRDITDDMLAFWGGIENSPVDPTLKAFIFIGKYLERIDLYTRFGLTMEEMEAPLKKLASYSMILDGMPLPSCFADGLSWLVGQLPSRGYQEVADSLKKYLDDYSGRVSALAIKDMGSLSSMNMDAKRP